One genomic segment of Williamwhitmania taraxaci includes these proteins:
- a CDS encoding golvesin C-terminal-like domain-containing protein — MVFTSWDEESALIVDNEDKGFSVTNSQNQGLLRKLANRFEKSGDEYQGYSWWGVGGRWRKYVGEIFYGKYVYSATAIRSGNGVAQASWILPLTKEGQYDVYVFIAKEKGESDNEALGEYHYSIYHDDGVDKVTVNTKEVDAGWVLLGTYFCTPGNAKVVISNESNARVVIADAVKAVLL; from the coding sequence GTGGTATTTACCAGCTGGGACGAAGAGTCGGCATTGATTGTTGATAATGAGGATAAAGGGTTTAGTGTTACAAACAGTCAGAATCAAGGATTGCTTCGAAAGTTGGCCAACCGTTTCGAGAAATCGGGTGACGAATACCAGGGATATAGTTGGTGGGGAGTTGGTGGACGCTGGCGGAAGTATGTGGGTGAAATATTTTATGGCAAATATGTGTACTCGGCCACGGCCATTCGCTCTGGCAATGGAGTAGCACAGGCTTCTTGGATATTGCCACTTACAAAAGAAGGACAGTACGACGTGTATGTTTTCATTGCCAAGGAGAAGGGTGAATCGGATAATGAGGCGTTGGGTGAGTACCACTATTCCATTTACCATGATGATGGTGTGGATAAAGTGACTGTAAATACGAAGGAGGTTGATGCTGGCTGGGTGCTACTTGGGACTTATTTCTGCACTCCAGGTAACGCTAAGGTTGTGATTTCGAACGAATCCAATGCTAGGGTTGTAATTGCGGATGCAGTAAAGGCGGTTCTCTTATAA